One genomic segment of Pseudonocardia sp. T1-2H includes these proteins:
- a CDS encoding DUF6542 domain-containing protein, with translation MTGPRGTTAPKRQQTSRRQRNAAQQRAAGRWPVADRSIIGSVLGIPPVAAIGVALVLTALGVFADILRLGTLGTIFTIAYFVGCVLAVGWVRRRSLFGPMVQPPLLLAVAVPAVVLVIGTPGPGAGATEKMLMIGAPLVNGFPTMAVTTAVVLVIGVIRLFGQRLGADDAVARLRGLFGRDRRAEDAELDELESLDLDEKPRTRAPARPPVSGKRGSDAARGAGRTSGSPRRS, from the coding sequence GTGACGGGTCCCCGGGGCACCACCGCTCCCAAGCGGCAGCAGACCAGCCGTCGGCAGCGCAACGCCGCCCAGCAACGCGCCGCCGGCCGCTGGCCGGTCGCGGACCGTTCGATCATCGGCTCCGTGCTGGGCATCCCGCCGGTCGCCGCGATCGGCGTCGCGCTGGTGCTGACGGCCCTCGGGGTGTTCGCCGACATCCTCCGGCTCGGCACCCTCGGGACGATCTTCACCATCGCCTACTTCGTCGGCTGCGTGCTCGCCGTCGGCTGGGTGCGCCGCCGGAGCCTGTTCGGGCCGATGGTGCAGCCGCCGCTGCTGCTGGCCGTCGCGGTGCCGGCCGTCGTGCTGGTCATCGGCACGCCGGGGCCCGGCGCGGGCGCCACCGAGAAGATGCTGATGATCGGGGCACCGCTGGTCAACGGCTTCCCGACGATGGCCGTCACCACCGCCGTCGTGCTCGTCATCGGGGTGATCCGACTGTTCGGCCAGCGCCTCGGCGCGGACGACGCCGTCGCCCGGCTGCGCGGGCTGTTCGGCAGGGACCGCCGGGCCGAGGACGCCGAGCTCGACGAGCTGGAGTCCTTGGACCTGGACGAGAAGCCCAGGACCCGGGCCCCGGCGCGGCCGCCGGTCAGCGGGAAGCGCGGCTCGGACGCAGCTCGCGGGGCAGGGCGAACGTCAGGGTCTCCTCGGCGGTCGTGA
- the rmuC gene encoding DNA recombination protein RmuC, with protein MDVVTALNVLLIGLLVGLALGAGAMWMFAVSRARIASAEAERAAANTSATARADAAGLRAERTGLLERIEELHEQVQNTTERLRRAEADAAGTLAALRSEREAGAERERMLVKRDAELKEAFRALSADALARNNEHFVTLAESRIKEAAAALHAKAEGDEAARAQAINKLLDPMAATLQRVEGQLRTVEMERESAYASLREQVAAMHVSSDRLQTETKALVTALRAPQVRGRWGELQLERIVQLAGMVEHCDFSTQVSAASGTDDDNGVRPDMIVRLSGGKQIVVDAKVPFAAYLEAVETQDPARHTERLTAHARQLRTHVDQLSAKAYWQAFEPTPEFVVLFVPGDPFLEAALRSDPALLEHAFAHNVVIATPTTLIALLRTVAYGWRQEALAHNAAQVHQLGRELHGRLATMGTHVAKLGRSLDGAVESYNRTVSSLEARVLVTARKLTELKVADGELESPGQVERTPRAISAPELVASAADSLIALHELVPERRQDPGDHGGDDAEHGGEGPRATVHG; from the coding sequence GTGGATGTCGTGACCGCGCTCAACGTGCTGCTCATCGGGCTGCTCGTCGGCCTGGCCCTCGGGGCCGGGGCGATGTGGATGTTCGCCGTCTCCCGGGCCCGGATCGCCTCGGCCGAGGCCGAGCGGGCCGCCGCGAACACCTCGGCCACCGCCCGGGCGGACGCGGCGGGCCTGCGGGCGGAGCGCACCGGGCTGCTGGAGCGGATCGAGGAGCTGCACGAGCAGGTTCAGAACACCACGGAGCGGTTGCGCCGCGCCGAGGCGGACGCGGCCGGCACCCTGGCCGCGCTGCGCAGCGAGCGCGAGGCGGGCGCGGAACGCGAGCGGATGCTCGTCAAGCGGGACGCCGAGCTCAAGGAGGCGTTCCGGGCGCTCTCCGCGGACGCGCTGGCGCGCAACAACGAACACTTCGTCACCCTCGCCGAGAGCCGGATCAAGGAGGCCGCCGCGGCCCTGCACGCGAAGGCCGAGGGGGACGAAGCGGCTCGCGCGCAGGCGATCAACAAGCTGCTGGACCCGATGGCGGCCACGTTGCAGCGCGTCGAGGGCCAGCTGCGCACCGTGGAGATGGAGCGCGAGTCCGCCTACGCGAGCCTGCGCGAGCAGGTCGCGGCGATGCATGTCAGTTCGGACCGACTGCAGACCGAGACGAAGGCGCTGGTCACGGCATTGCGGGCGCCACAGGTCCGCGGCCGCTGGGGCGAGCTGCAGCTGGAGCGGATCGTGCAGCTCGCGGGCATGGTCGAGCACTGCGACTTCTCCACGCAGGTGAGCGCGGCCAGCGGCACGGACGACGACAACGGCGTCCGGCCGGACATGATCGTGCGGCTCTCCGGCGGCAAGCAGATCGTCGTGGACGCCAAGGTGCCCTTCGCGGCCTACCTGGAAGCCGTGGAGACGCAGGACCCGGCACGGCACACCGAGCGGCTCACCGCCCATGCCCGGCAGCTGCGCACCCACGTGGACCAGCTCTCGGCCAAGGCCTACTGGCAGGCGTTCGAGCCCACCCCGGAGTTCGTGGTGCTGTTCGTCCCCGGGGACCCGTTCCTCGAGGCCGCGCTGCGCTCGGACCCGGCGCTGCTGGAGCACGCGTTCGCGCACAACGTCGTGATCGCGACGCCCACCACGCTGATCGCCCTGCTGCGCACGGTCGCCTACGGCTGGCGGCAGGAGGCGTTGGCGCACAATGCGGCCCAGGTGCACCAGCTCGGCCGCGAGCTGCACGGCCGGCTGGCGACGATGGGCACGCACGTGGCCAAGCTGGGGCGCAGCCTGGACGGCGCGGTGGAGAGCTACAACCGCACGGTGTCCTCCCTGGAGGCCCGGGTGCTGGTCACCGCGCGGAAGCTCACCGAGCTCAAGGTCGCGGACGGCGAGCTGGAGAGCCCGGGGCAGGTCGAGCGCACGCCCCGCGCGATCTCCGCCCCCGAGCTCGTCGCGTCCGCGGCGGACTCGCTGATCGCCCTCCACGAGCTGGTGCCCGAACGCCGCCAGGACCCGGGCGACCACGGCGGCGACGACGCCGAACACGGGGGTGAGGGGCCCCGGGCTACGGTGCACGGGTGA
- a CDS encoding methylated-DNA--[protein]-cysteine S-methyltransferase, with amino-acid sequence MSTWSTQDTPIGPFTAVVDDDGAVLASGWTSTTDDLLPLIHPTLRPTSPDHAADLGHVSDAVRAYHRGDVHAIDDVPVRQRSGEFLQHAWDVLRTVPAGAPVTYTEYAAKAGRPAAVRAAATACARNAAALFVPCHRVLRLDGSLGGFRWGLAVKRQLIELESVSD; translated from the coding sequence ATGAGCACCTGGTCCACCCAGGACACGCCCATCGGCCCGTTCACCGCGGTCGTCGACGACGACGGCGCCGTTCTCGCCTCCGGCTGGACGTCCACCACGGACGACCTCCTGCCGCTGATCCACCCGACGCTCCGGCCCACGTCGCCCGACCACGCCGCGGACCTCGGGCACGTCAGCGACGCCGTGCGCGCCTACCACCGCGGGGACGTCCACGCGATCGACGACGTGCCGGTCCGGCAGCGGTCCGGCGAGTTCCTGCAACACGCCTGGGACGTGCTGCGGACCGTCCCGGCGGGGGCGCCCGTGACCTACACCGAGTACGCGGCCAAGGCCGGCCGTCCCGCCGCCGTGCGGGCCGCCGCGACCGCCTGCGCCCGCAACGCCGCGGCCCTGTTCGTGCCGTGCCACCGGGTCCTGCGCCTGGACGGGTCCCTCGGTGGCTTCCGCTGGGGCCTGGCCGTGAAGCGGCAGCTGATCGAGCTGGAGTCCGTTTCGGACTGA
- a CDS encoding DNA-3-methyladenine glycosylase 2 family protein has product MPLDPERCYRAVASRDPRFDGQFITAVRTTGIYCRPSCPATTPKRVNVEFFATAGAAQQHGYRACRRCLPDAVPGSPEWNGRADLAARAVRLIADGVVERQGVAGLAAGLGYSERHLTRVVTAELGAGPLALARAHRAHTARLLIETTPMSMADIAFAAGFASVRQFNDTVREVYAVPPTTLRTEAVRRRGPSPESAAAAGAITLRLPYRPPLDADGLLAFFASRAFAGVESVDGSIYRRTLRLPHGPATVALDLPRAANHVQATVRLTDPRDLGPAVARLRRLFDLDADPVAVDEMLATDPALAPAVAAVPGIRLPGAVDGTEIAVRALLGQQISVAAARTAGAGLAAELGERLSESLAAGGPDILFPTAEQLAEHAADVLAGPERRRRSVVALAAAVADGSLVLDPGRDPAALRAALTALPGVGPWTAGYVAMRLLGDPDELLPTDLAVRRGAAALGLPSDQASLSRHAERWRPWRSYAATHLWRASAPERTRP; this is encoded by the coding sequence GTGCCGCTCGATCCCGAACGCTGCTACCGCGCCGTCGCCTCCCGTGACCCGCGGTTCGACGGCCAGTTCATCACCGCTGTGCGCACCACCGGTATCTACTGCCGGCCCTCCTGCCCCGCCACCACGCCCAAGCGCGTCAACGTCGAGTTCTTCGCGACGGCCGGCGCCGCCCAGCAGCACGGCTACCGCGCCTGCCGCCGGTGCCTGCCGGACGCCGTCCCCGGGTCACCGGAATGGAACGGCCGTGCGGACCTCGCGGCCCGCGCCGTGCGGCTCATCGCGGACGGGGTCGTCGAACGCCAGGGGGTCGCGGGGCTCGCCGCGGGCCTGGGCTACTCCGAGCGGCACCTGACCCGCGTCGTCACCGCCGAGCTGGGTGCGGGGCCGCTCGCACTGGCCCGCGCGCACCGCGCCCACACCGCCCGCCTGCTGATCGAGACCACGCCGATGTCCATGGCCGACATCGCGTTCGCCGCCGGGTTCGCCAGCGTCCGGCAGTTCAACGACACGGTCCGCGAGGTGTACGCGGTGCCGCCGACGACGCTGCGCACCGAGGCCGTGCGGCGGCGCGGGCCCTCGCCGGAGAGCGCGGCCGCGGCCGGCGCGATCACCCTGCGCCTGCCCTACCGGCCCCCGCTCGACGCCGACGGGCTGCTGGCCTTCTTCGCCTCGCGGGCGTTCGCGGGCGTGGAGTCGGTCGACGGGAGCATCTACCGGCGCACGCTGCGCCTCCCGCACGGACCCGCGACCGTCGCCCTCGACCTGCCGCGCGCCGCGAACCACGTGCAGGCGACGGTCCGGCTCACCGATCCGCGGGACCTCGGCCCGGCCGTCGCACGGCTGCGCCGGCTGTTCGACCTCGACGCCGATCCCGTCGCCGTCGACGAGATGCTGGCCACCGATCCGGCGCTCGCACCGGCCGTCGCCGCGGTCCCGGGGATCCGGCTGCCCGGGGCCGTCGACGGCACGGAGATCGCGGTCCGGGCCCTGCTCGGCCAGCAGATCTCCGTCGCCGCCGCCCGGACCGCCGGCGCGGGCCTGGCGGCGGAGCTGGGCGAGCGCCTCTCGGAGTCCCTCGCCGCGGGCGGCCCGGACATCCTGTTCCCGACGGCCGAGCAGCTCGCGGAGCACGCCGCGGACGTCCTGGCCGGGCCCGAGCGCCGCCGGCGTTCGGTGGTCGCCCTGGCCGCGGCCGTCGCGGACGGCTCGCTCGTCCTGGACCCCGGCCGGGACCCCGCCGCGCTGCGCGCCGCGCTGACCGCGCTGCCCGGCGTCGGCCCGTGGACCGCCGGCTACGTCGCCATGCGGCTGCTCGGCGACCCCGACGAGCTCCTGCCCACCGATCTCGCCGTCCGCCGCGGCGCGGCCGCGCTCGGACTCCCGTCCGACCAGGCCTCGCTCTCGCGCCACGCCGAGCGGTGGCGCCCCTGGCGGTCCTACGCCGCCACCCACCTCTGGCGGGCCTCCGCCCCGGAAAGGACACGACCATGA
- a CDS encoding sigma-70 family RNA polymerase sigma factor, with product MRPAAPLPQIADRDELTARIGRFARAASTGDRRACDDLMTELRPPLLRYCRSRLRNAVDANTAEDIAQDTLIAVLRALAAFDHDAGSPFLAFAFRIARNKIADTVRRGRISRIDLFGDVPETTASVDGPDELAIRAERTAMIVKLMGRLSERHREVLRLRLLVGLSAVETAEILGSTPGSVRVTQHRALVALRRYLENRPVPGARLSEGSAA from the coding sequence ATGCGCCCCGCAGCCCCGTTGCCGCAGATCGCCGACCGGGACGAGCTCACCGCCCGCATCGGCCGGTTCGCTCGTGCCGCCTCGACCGGCGATCGGCGGGCGTGCGACGACCTCATGACCGAGCTCCGCCCGCCGCTGCTGCGCTACTGCCGCAGCCGGCTGCGCAACGCCGTGGATGCGAACACGGCCGAGGACATCGCCCAGGACACGCTGATCGCCGTCCTCCGGGCGCTGGCCGCCTTCGACCACGACGCCGGCAGCCCCTTCCTGGCCTTCGCGTTCCGCATCGCCCGCAACAAGATCGCCGACACCGTCCGGCGCGGCCGCATCTCCCGCATCGACCTGTTCGGCGACGTCCCGGAGACCACCGCGAGCGTCGACGGGCCGGACGAGCTGGCCATCCGGGCCGAACGCACCGCGATGATCGTGAAGCTGATGGGCCGGCTGTCCGAGCGGCACCGTGAGGTGCTGCGGCTGCGGCTGCTCGTGGGCCTGTCCGCCGTGGAGACGGCGGAGATCCTCGGCTCGACGCCCGGCTCCGTCCGGGTCACCCAGCACCGCGCGCTGGTGGCGCTGCGCCGCTACCTGGAGAACCGCCCGGTGCCGGGGGCGCGGCTCTCCGAGGGCTCCGCGGCCTGA
- the fucP gene encoding L-fucose:H+ symporter permease, giving the protein MAEAVSNHDTTTERATPTKQRLVYPKMGLLFAVIIGCFTAWGIAADLTTPMVAGFKHIFEMSTFQASLVQLAYFGAYFLLAIPAALINERFGYKVGLLTGLALAAAGAFLFYPASKILTYEAFLVALFALAAGCSILETSANPYVLALGPEETATRRLNFAQAFNPLGTNIGVLIAATLILPKLESPVDLTSATPQQVQVIRAGQLAAVMGPYLGLGLLLLAIWVVIATQKAPKIVEEFPDVGDTSTGALLRVLWNNKRYRFGVVAQFFNVAAQVCTWTFLLQYVQQAINGSLELGAYLLQVSLIVFLLSRFLMTWVIGKIRATKVLAVLAVLAVLLCVYAMFFPNITGVIALVGVSFCLSLMFPTIYGVALQGLGPATKLGAAGLVMAIVGGAIMPLIQGATLDATSPAVSFIVPAACFAVVAAFAFYDLRAPEQPGFATAKADAA; this is encoded by the coding sequence ATGGCGGAAGCAGTCTCGAACCACGACACCACCACCGAGCGCGCGACGCCGACGAAACAGCGCCTGGTCTATCCGAAGATGGGGCTGCTCTTCGCCGTCATCATCGGCTGCTTCACGGCCTGGGGGATCGCGGCCGACCTGACCACGCCGATGGTCGCGGGCTTCAAGCACATCTTCGAGATGAGCACGTTCCAGGCCAGCCTGGTCCAGCTGGCGTACTTCGGCGCCTACTTCCTCCTCGCCATACCGGCGGCGTTGATCAACGAGCGGTTCGGCTACAAGGTCGGGCTGCTGACCGGCCTCGCCCTGGCCGCCGCCGGGGCGTTCCTCTTCTATCCCGCGAGCAAGATCCTCACCTACGAGGCGTTCCTGGTCGCGCTGTTCGCGCTGGCTGCCGGATGCTCGATCCTGGAGACCTCGGCCAACCCGTACGTGCTGGCCTTGGGGCCGGAGGAGACGGCGACCCGGCGCCTGAACTTCGCGCAGGCGTTCAACCCGCTGGGCACCAACATCGGCGTGCTGATCGCCGCGACCCTGATCCTGCCGAAGTTGGAGTCCCCGGTGGACCTGACCTCGGCCACGCCGCAGCAGGTCCAGGTCATCCGGGCAGGACAGCTCGCCGCCGTGATGGGGCCCTACCTCGGGCTCGGACTGCTGCTCCTGGCCATCTGGGTCGTGATCGCCACCCAGAAGGCACCGAAGATTGTCGAGGAGTTCCCCGACGTCGGCGACACCAGCACGGGTGCGCTTCTCCGGGTTCTGTGGAACAACAAGCGGTACCGCTTCGGTGTGGTGGCCCAGTTCTTCAACGTCGCCGCGCAGGTGTGCACGTGGACCTTCCTCCTGCAGTACGTCCAGCAGGCCATCAACGGCAGCCTGGAGCTCGGCGCCTACCTGCTGCAGGTCAGCCTGATCGTCTTCCTGCTGTCCCGGTTCCTCATGACCTGGGTCATCGGAAAGATCCGCGCGACCAAGGTCCTCGCGGTCCTCGCCGTCCTCGCCGTGCTGCTGTGCGTCTACGCCATGTTCTTCCCCAACATCACGGGCGTCATCGCGCTGGTCGGGGTCTCGTTCTGCCTGTCCCTCATGTTCCCCACCATCTACGGGGTCGCCCTGCAAGGACTCGGCCCGGCCACCAAGCTCGGCGCCGCCGGACTGGTGATGGCCATCGTCGGCGGTGCGATCATGCCGCTGATCCAGGGCGCGACGCTGGACGCCACCAGCCCGGCCGTCTCCTTCATCGTCCCGGCCGCGTGCTTCGCGGTGGTCGCGGCCTTCGCGTTCTACGACCTCCGGGCCCCGGAGCAGCCCGGGTTCGCGACGGCAAAGGCGGATGCGGCATGA